From the genome of Pseudomonas sp. AB6, one region includes:
- a CDS encoding ABC transporter permease — translation MPSPGKRSGNYYGLGTYLGLAGALVVMIVLFSVLSDHFLSYETFSTLANQIPDLMVLAVGMTFVLIIGGIDLSIGSVLALAASAVSVAILGWGWGVVPAALLGMVCAAIAGTVTGSITVAWKIPSFIVSLGVLEMARGVAYQMTGSRTAYIGDAYAWLSNPIAFGISPSFIIALVVIFIAQAVLTRTVFGRYLIGIGTNEEAVRLAGINPKPYKILVFSLMGLLAGVAALFQISRLEAADPNAGSGLELQVIAAVVIGGTSLMGGRGSVISTFFGVLIISVLAAGLAQIGATEPTKRIITGAVIVIAVVLDTYRSNRARRQA, via the coding sequence ATGCCATCGCCCGGAAAACGCAGCGGTAATTACTACGGTCTTGGCACTTATCTGGGGCTGGCGGGCGCGTTAGTCGTCATGATTGTGCTGTTTTCCGTCCTCAGCGATCACTTTCTGTCTTACGAAACATTCAGCACTCTAGCCAATCAGATTCCGGACTTGATGGTATTGGCGGTGGGCATGACTTTTGTCCTGATTATCGGGGGCATCGACTTGTCGATCGGCTCGGTCTTAGCCCTGGCAGCGTCCGCTGTCAGCGTCGCTATCCTTGGTTGGGGCTGGGGCGTTGTGCCCGCTGCGCTGCTGGGAATGGTCTGCGCCGCCATTGCCGGGACTGTTACCGGCTCGATCACAGTGGCTTGGAAAATCCCATCTTTTATTGTCTCCCTCGGTGTACTGGAGATGGCCCGTGGCGTTGCTTATCAGATGACCGGCTCGCGCACCGCGTACATTGGAGACGCGTACGCCTGGCTGTCGAACCCGATTGCTTTCGGAATATCGCCTTCGTTCATCATTGCGCTGGTCGTCATTTTCATTGCCCAAGCGGTGCTGACTCGTACTGTCTTCGGTCGTTACCTGATCGGGATCGGCACCAACGAAGAAGCGGTCCGTCTGGCCGGGATCAATCCAAAGCCCTACAAAATTCTGGTGTTTTCGCTGATGGGGCTGCTGGCTGGCGTTGCGGCGCTGTTTCAAATTTCGCGTCTGGAAGCCGCCGATCCAAACGCGGGCTCTGGCTTGGAGTTGCAAGTGATCGCTGCGGTTGTCATTGGCGGTACTAGTTTGATGGGTGGCCGTGGATCAGTGATCAGTACCTTCTTCGGCGTCTTGATTATTTCGGTACTGGCCGCCGGGTTAGCGCAAATCGGCGCTACCGAGCCAACTAAACGCATTATTACCGGCGCGGTGATAGTCATCGCAGTGGTGCTTGATACCTACCGCAGCAACCGCGCACGTAGGCAAGCTTGA
- the map gene encoding type I methionyl aminopeptidase, with product MSPSISIKTEADLVQLRIAGRLAADVLAMIGRHVKAGVSTEALDDICNDFIINELKVIPANVGYHGFTKTTCISPNTVVCHGIPSSSDILKDGDIINIDVAVIKDGWFGDTSRMYFVGEVSSLARRLVETTYEATRAGILAVRPGATLGDIGYAIQSVAHREGFSVVRDYCGHGIGRNYHEDPQVLHYGSAGQGMKLKTGMVFTIEPMINAGKPGTKILPDGWTVLTRDQSLSAQWEHMVAVTDTGFEILTPWPEGTGEYAAI from the coding sequence ATGAGCCCTAGCATCAGCATCAAGACTGAGGCAGATCTGGTTCAGCTGCGAATCGCCGGTAGATTGGCCGCAGACGTACTTGCAATGATTGGTCGCCACGTGAAAGCCGGCGTCAGCACCGAAGCGCTGGATGATATTTGCAACGACTTCATCATTAACGAGCTAAAAGTCATTCCGGCCAATGTCGGCTACCACGGCTTTACAAAAACCACCTGTATTTCTCCAAATACGGTGGTGTGCCATGGCATTCCGTCCTCTTCAGACATCCTCAAGGATGGCGACATCATTAACATCGATGTAGCGGTAATCAAGGATGGCTGGTTTGGCGATACCAGCCGTATGTATTTCGTGGGCGAAGTCAGCTCGTTGGCACGGCGTCTGGTAGAAACCACCTATGAAGCGACCCGCGCCGGTATTCTCGCCGTTCGTCCCGGAGCAACACTGGGCGATATCGGTTATGCCATTCAAAGTGTTGCGCACCGCGAAGGTTTTAGCGTAGTTCGCGACTATTGCGGGCACGGCATCGGTCGTAACTATCATGAGGACCCGCAGGTGCTGCATTACGGCAGTGCCGGGCAGGGAATGAAACTGAAGACCGGGATGGTGTTCACCATTGAGCCGATGATCAATGCAGGAAAACCCGGAACTAAAATATTGCCTGATGGCTGGACAGTACTGACCCGCGATCAATCCCTGTCTGCTCAGTGGGAACACATGGTCGCGGTGACAGACACCGGCTTTGAAATTTTGACCCCGTGGCCAGAAGGAACTGGCGAATATGCGGCCATTTAG
- a CDS encoding endonuclease I family protein: MLFRVVTLLVLSFSIAAHADPPHTFNEAKKIAWGLYAPQSTEFYCGCKYNGHRVDIAGCGYVPRKNVSRAKRIEWEHIMPAWQIGHLRQCWQNGGRKNCTKNDPVYQNAEADLHNLVPSIGEVNGDRSNFSFGWLPVQSGQYGSCLTQVDFKAKKVMPRPSIRGMIARTYFYMSKQYALPLSKQDRQLYEAWNKTYPVEAWESQRNQRVACVMGRGNEFVGPVNLKSCG, translated from the coding sequence ATGCTTTTTAGAGTCGTTACTTTATTGGTATTAAGTTTTTCCATTGCCGCCCACGCGGATCCCCCCCACACTTTCAACGAAGCAAAAAAAATTGCCTGGGGGCTTTATGCGCCGCAATCAACCGAGTTTTATTGCGGCTGCAAATACAATGGTCACCGAGTTGATATTGCCGGGTGCGGTTATGTGCCGCGTAAAAATGTCAGCCGTGCCAAGCGTATTGAATGGGAACACATCATGCCTGCCTGGCAGATCGGCCATTTGCGCCAATGCTGGCAAAACGGTGGACGAAAGAACTGCACCAAGAACGATCCGGTCTACCAGAACGCTGAAGCCGATTTGCACAATCTGGTGCCGAGCATTGGTGAGGTCAATGGCGATCGAAGCAACTTCAGTTTTGGCTGGCTTCCCGTCCAATCAGGGCAATACGGTTCTTGCCTGACTCAAGTCGATTTCAAAGCCAAGAAGGTCATGCCTCGACCGTCGATTCGCGGAATGATCGCTCGGACCTATTTTTATATGAGCAAGCAATACGCCCTGCCCCTGTCGAAACAGGATCGTCAACTATACGAAGCCTGGAACAAAACGTATCCGGTGGAGGCTTGGGAAAGTCAGCGCAATCAGCGAGTGGCTTGTGTGATGGGACGAGGTAATGAATTCGTCGGGCCGGTGAATCTGAAATCCTGCGGCTGA
- a CDS encoding LacI family DNA-binding transcriptional regulator translates to MSTIKDVAALAGISYTTVSHVLNKTRPVSDQVRIKVEAAIITLDYVPSAVARSLKAKATSTIGLLIPNGSNPYFAELARGIEDYCERNGFCVILCNADDNPDKQRSYLRVLLEKRVDGLIVSSVGGGIGMDEGLLAVRTPMVVVDRDLEGTVADLVRIDHELGAYLATCHLLELGHRHIACICGPAKTSVAQMRLAGYRRAMLEAKVAVPDEWVVESDFTSPGGYQAAVGLLDHNPPTAIFAGNDMIGFGVLRAAAERNVHVPSDLSVIGFDDIQMSRFVYPALTTVGQSILQLGEMAAQMLLRRISAPTGTAVEQRIVAPSIVIRESTAAPTKIFDAFR, encoded by the coding sequence ATGTCGACTATCAAGGATGTAGCTGCACTGGCGGGGATTTCCTACACAACGGTATCCCATGTTCTGAACAAAACCCGCCCAGTCAGTGACCAAGTGCGGATCAAGGTTGAGGCTGCCATCATTACCCTCGACTATGTGCCCAGCGCCGTCGCCCGGTCGCTCAAGGCCAAGGCGACTTCGACCATTGGCCTGTTGATTCCCAACGGCAGCAACCCGTATTTTGCCGAGCTGGCGCGGGGTATCGAAGACTATTGCGAGCGCAATGGGTTTTGCGTGATTTTATGTAACGCTGACGACAATCCAGACAAGCAGCGCAGTTACTTGCGTGTACTGCTGGAGAAGCGCGTCGATGGTTTGATCGTCTCTTCTGTGGGGGGCGGTATCGGTATGGACGAAGGATTGTTGGCTGTGCGCACGCCGATGGTGGTGGTCGACCGTGATCTGGAAGGCACTGTAGCTGATTTGGTAAGAATCGATCATGAACTGGGGGCGTATCTGGCCACCTGCCATCTTTTGGAGTTGGGTCATAGGCATATCGCATGTATCTGTGGGCCTGCGAAGACTAGTGTGGCGCAAATGCGCCTTGCTGGTTATCGCCGGGCAATGCTTGAGGCTAAGGTGGCCGTGCCGGATGAATGGGTGGTGGAAAGTGATTTTACTAGTCCGGGCGGATATCAAGCGGCTGTTGGCTTGTTGGATCACAACCCGCCAACGGCCATTTTTGCGGGTAACGACATGATTGGTTTCGGTGTGTTGCGAGCGGCAGCCGAGCGCAATGTCCATGTGCCTAGCGACCTGTCAGTGATTGGGTTCGATGACATCCAGATGAGCCGCTTCGTTTATCCGGCACTGACAACGGTCGGACAATCGATTTTGCAACTAGGTGAAATGGCCGCGCAGATGCTGCTGCGGAGGATCTCAGCGCCAACCGGTACCGCCGTAGAGCAGCGCATCGTTGCTCCTAGCATTGTTATTCGTGAGTCCACAGCTGCGCCAACCAAAATTTTCGACGCTTTTCGTTGA
- the rbsK gene encoding ribokinase, which translates to MQANVVVVGSLNMDLVTRAERLPRAGETLAGESFITVPGGKGANQAVAASRLGAHVAMVGCVGEDAYGEQLRAALVTEQIDCTAVTTAIGISSGVALIVVDASSQNAIVIVAGGNGRLTPEVMAAFDAKLAEADVIICQLEVPMDTVAYTLKRGRELGKIVILNPAPATGPLPTAWFPMIDYLIPNESEAAALSGLAVDSLTSAEKAASTLLKAGVARVIITLGAQGLLFADGQCFQHFPAPKVQPVDTTAAGDTFVGGFAAALAQGKSEAHAIEFGQIAAALSVTRAGAQPSIPTFNDVQSFYLP; encoded by the coding sequence ATGCAAGCAAACGTAGTGGTAGTAGGCAGCCTGAACATGGACTTGGTCACTCGGGCAGAACGCTTGCCGCGCGCCGGTGAAACGCTGGCAGGTGAATCGTTCATCACTGTGCCGGGAGGTAAAGGCGCCAATCAAGCGGTCGCCGCGTCGCGGCTAGGCGCCCACGTTGCGATGGTGGGATGCGTCGGTGAAGACGCTTATGGCGAACAACTGCGTGCCGCGCTAGTGACTGAGCAGATCGATTGCACAGCGGTGACAACCGCGATCGGTATTTCCAGTGGCGTCGCGCTGATTGTGGTAGACGCCAGTAGTCAGAACGCGATTGTCATCGTGGCTGGCGGCAACGGTCGATTGACCCCCGAGGTAATGGCGGCCTTTGACGCCAAACTGGCCGAAGCGGACGTGATTATCTGTCAGCTTGAAGTACCGATGGATACCGTCGCTTACACCCTCAAGCGCGGTCGAGAACTGGGCAAGATCGTAATCCTCAATCCGGCTCCAGCCACAGGTCCATTACCAACTGCTTGGTTTCCGATGATCGACTATCTGATTCCCAACGAGAGCGAGGCCGCAGCGTTGAGCGGGCTGGCGGTGGATTCTCTGACATCTGCCGAAAAAGCCGCGAGCACACTGCTAAAGGCAGGCGTTGCAAGGGTCATCATCACTCTTGGGGCTCAGGGATTGTTGTTTGCTGACGGTCAATGCTTTCAACATTTTCCAGCGCCCAAGGTCCAACCGGTTGACACCACGGCGGCGGGAGACACCTTCGTTGGTGGTTTCGCAGCGGCTTTGGCGCAGGGCAAGAGCGAGGCGCACGCCATCGAGTTTGGTCAGATTGCTGCCGCGTTGTCGGTCACGCGGGCGGGAGCACAACCCTCCATTCCCACCTTTAATGACGTCCAGAGTTTCTATCTGCCATGA
- a CDS encoding ParD-like family protein: MGLVKISEQMHANARAASAALSRSINAQAEHWMKVGMMAELHPGLNYSDICQLLIRAGHAGGSVLSTTPFDLAAQSGQSQEALR; encoded by the coding sequence ATGGGGCTGGTAAAAATCTCAGAACAAATGCATGCCAATGCGCGAGCTGCTAGTGCAGCGTTGAGTCGTTCTATTAATGCACAAGCCGAACATTGGATGAAGGTCGGGATGATGGCGGAACTGCATCCTGGATTGAATTACAGCGATATTTGCCAACTGCTCATTCGTGCCGGACACGCGGGTGGCAGCGTATTATCGACGACTCCATTCGACCTGGCTGCTCAGAGCGGCCAATCTCAGGAAGCGCTGCGATGA
- a CDS encoding DUF1654 domain-containing protein, producing MARSTATAPKAVSAYEQLGTRVQKIINSTNAQKSRTALIIRQPEELEDDWNQLLSEIAENDNVTLAYRDDGGVQIFWTVPKED from the coding sequence TTGGCAAGATCAACTGCAACAGCACCCAAAGCCGTCAGCGCCTATGAACAGCTTGGGACTAGAGTTCAGAAGATAATCAATTCAACCAACGCGCAAAAATCGAGAACGGCACTAATTATCCGTCAGCCAGAAGAACTGGAAGATGATTGGAATCAACTACTAAGTGAAATAGCCGAGAACGATAACGTCACCCTCGCCTACCGCGATGACGGTGGCGTACAGATTTTCTGGACGGTACCGAAGGAAGATTGA
- the rbsD gene encoding D-ribose pyranase, producing the protein MKKTPLLNIALSRVIASLGHGDILMIVDAGMPVPSGIELIDLALTPGIPDFASVLRIVLTEMQVESHVIAEQMLDKQPPALVVVEGLHLQGGLGQQCLVSHEELKKLSRSARAIVRTGECQPYTNIALVAGVTF; encoded by the coding sequence ATGAAAAAGACACCCCTGCTCAATATCGCTCTGTCGCGGGTAATCGCTTCGTTGGGGCATGGCGACATCCTGATGATTGTCGACGCCGGAATGCCGGTGCCGTCGGGCATCGAGTTGATCGATCTGGCGCTGACGCCAGGTATTCCCGATTTTGCCAGTGTGTTGCGGATCGTTCTGACAGAAATGCAGGTCGAGAGCCATGTGATTGCCGAGCAGATGCTGGATAAACAACCTCCGGCGTTAGTCGTTGTTGAGGGTTTGCATCTTCAAGGCGGCTTGGGTCAGCAGTGTTTGGTCAGTCATGAAGAACTTAAAAAGCTGAGCCGTTCTGCGCGAGCCATCGTGCGTACCGGTGAATGCCAGCCGTATACCAATATTGCTTTAGTCGCAGGCGTTACCTTCTAA
- a CDS encoding sugar ABC transporter ATP-binding protein yields MSASAQATVLSVSGVGKTYAQPVLGNINLTLMRGEVLALTGENGAGKSTLSKIIGGLVTPTTGQMHFQGQAYAPASRTQAEQLGVRMVMQELNLLPTLSVAENLFLDNLPSRGGWINRKQLRADAIQAMAQVGLDAIDPDTLVSELGIGHQQMVEIARNLIGDCHVLILDEPTAMLTSREVEMLFEQITRLQARGVSIIYISHRLEELARVAQRIAVLRDGQLVCVEPMADYNSEQLVTLMVGRELGEHIDLGPRHIGEVALSVRGLGRSNKVMDVSFDVKSGEIFGISGLIGAGRTELLRLIYGADLADTGTLALGFPSRPVTIRSPVDAVKEGIALITEDRKGEGLLLTQSISANIALGNMPSISKGGVVNGRDEMQLAQRQVDAMRIRSSGPTQLVSELSGGNQQKVVIGRWLERDCSVMLFDEPTRGIDVGAKFDIYALLGELTRQGRALVVVSSDLRELMLICDRIGVLSAGRLIDTFERETWTQDELLAAAFAGYQKRDALLNEAAPRNHS; encoded by the coding sequence ATGTCAGCGTCTGCTCAGGCGACTGTTCTATCGGTCAGTGGTGTTGGCAAAACCTACGCTCAACCTGTACTCGGCAACATCAACCTGACGCTGATGCGCGGTGAAGTGTTGGCGCTAACCGGCGAAAATGGTGCAGGTAAAAGCACGCTGTCGAAAATTATTGGCGGGCTGGTAACGCCGACTACCGGGCAGATGCATTTTCAGGGTCAAGCTTACGCGCCCGCCAGTAGAACCCAGGCAGAACAGCTTGGGGTTCGCATGGTCATGCAAGAGCTGAACTTGTTGCCGACGTTGTCCGTGGCGGAAAACCTGTTCCTTGATAACCTGCCAAGCCGTGGCGGCTGGATCAATCGCAAGCAATTGCGTGCTGATGCGATTCAGGCCATGGCCCAGGTCGGATTGGATGCGATCGATCCAGACACCTTGGTCAGCGAGCTGGGAATTGGCCACCAACAAATGGTCGAGATTGCCCGCAACTTGATTGGCGATTGCCATGTACTGATTCTCGACGAACCGACGGCGATGCTGACGTCGCGTGAAGTCGAAATGCTCTTTGAACAGATCACCCGCCTGCAAGCACGCGGCGTGTCGATCATTTATATTTCCCATCGGCTGGAAGAGCTGGCCCGTGTCGCACAACGGATTGCTGTATTGCGTGACGGCCAGTTGGTCTGCGTCGAGCCAATGGCTGATTACAACAGTGAGCAACTGGTCACGTTGATGGTTGGACGCGAGCTGGGAGAGCATATTGACCTGGGCCCTCGCCATATTGGCGAGGTGGCCTTGTCGGTCAGGGGTCTGGGACGCTCGAACAAGGTGATGGACGTTTCGTTCGATGTGAAAAGTGGTGAGATTTTCGGGATCTCCGGATTGATCGGGGCGGGTCGCACGGAGCTTTTAAGGCTGATCTACGGCGCAGACCTCGCGGATACTGGCACCTTGGCGTTAGGGTTTCCTTCGCGACCGGTGACCATTCGTTCACCGGTCGACGCAGTTAAAGAAGGTATCGCGCTGATTACCGAAGACCGCAAGGGTGAAGGTTTACTGCTCACTCAATCGATCAGCGCCAACATTGCTCTGGGCAACATGCCGTCAATTTCCAAAGGTGGCGTGGTTAACGGCCGCGATGAAATGCAATTGGCTCAGCGTCAGGTCGATGCTATGCGTATTCGAAGCTCCGGTCCCACTCAATTGGTCTCAGAGCTGTCGGGCGGCAATCAACAGAAAGTCGTTATCGGTCGTTGGTTGGAGCGTGACTGCAGCGTGATGCTGTTCGATGAGCCTACACGCGGTATCGACGTCGGCGCCAAGTTTGATATTTATGCGCTGCTGGGCGAATTGACTCGTCAGGGCAGGGCGCTGGTAGTGGTCTCCAGTGATTTGCGCGAGCTGATGCTGATTTGTGACCGTATCGGTGTGTTGTCCGCCGGCCGCCTGATCGATACATTCGAGCGCGAGACCTGGACCCAGGACGAACTGCTTGCCGCCGCGTTTGCCGGCTATCAAAAACGTGATGCGCTGCTCAATGAGGCCGCGCCCAGGAACCATTCATGA
- a CDS encoding DUF6555 family protein: MDQQKEFEIYYVFNAEQRHFTHNAAHLCESEALHIATLHAGIVSACSQIAAGPLRLALQQAEGLGVTEVQWKRSC; encoded by the coding sequence ATGGACCAGCAAAAGGAATTTGAAATTTATTATGTGTTCAACGCAGAGCAGAGGCACTTTACTCATAACGCCGCCCATTTATGTGAAAGCGAAGCGTTGCACATCGCGACGCTTCACGCGGGGATCGTAAGCGCCTGCAGCCAAATCGCCGCAGGCCCCCTTCGCTTGGCACTCCAGCAAGCCGAAGGATTAGGTGTTACTGAAGTGCAATGGAAGCGCTCATGCTAA
- a CDS encoding sugar ABC transporter substrate-binding protein has product MKLPFAARLLAVAMLTAASAILPLSVAHAQTPEKPKVALVMKSLANEFFLTMEDGAKAYQKQHSADFDLISNGIKDESDTTAQISIVNQMIVQKVNALVIAPADSKALVAVIKKAQDAGITVINIDNQLDPQVLKSKGMSVPFVGPDNRKGARIVGDYLAKQLKPGDEVGIIEGVSTTTNAQQRTAGFKDAMDASGMKIVSTQSGNWEIDKGNAVASAILNEYPNVKALLAGNDSMALGAVSAVRAAGKAGKVQVVGYDNINAIKPMLKDGRVLATADQFAAKQAVFGIEAALKIIKNGKADSASDRIETPVELVTKP; this is encoded by the coding sequence ATGAAGCTGCCATTCGCTGCTCGTCTTCTCGCTGTCGCCATGCTCACCGCCGCCTCGGCGATCCTCCCGCTTTCCGTCGCCCATGCTCAGACCCCTGAAAAACCAAAAGTTGCGTTGGTGATGAAATCATTAGCCAACGAGTTTTTTCTGACCATGGAAGATGGAGCAAAGGCCTACCAGAAACAACATTCGGCTGATTTCGACCTGATATCTAACGGTATTAAAGATGAATCCGACACCACTGCGCAGATCTCTATCGTCAACCAAATGATCGTGCAGAAAGTCAACGCACTGGTCATCGCGCCCGCCGACTCTAAAGCGTTGGTTGCGGTCATAAAGAAGGCTCAAGACGCCGGTATTACGGTGATCAACATCGACAACCAACTCGACCCGCAAGTACTGAAAAGCAAAGGGATGAGTGTGCCGTTCGTAGGGCCTGATAATCGCAAAGGCGCTCGTATAGTGGGTGACTACTTGGCCAAACAGCTGAAGCCAGGCGATGAGGTCGGGATTATTGAAGGTGTATCAACCACCACCAACGCTCAGCAACGCACCGCTGGCTTCAAGGATGCGATGGACGCTTCGGGGATGAAAATCGTCTCCACGCAGTCGGGTAACTGGGAAATCGATAAAGGCAATGCTGTCGCGTCGGCCATCCTCAACGAGTACCCGAACGTGAAGGCACTGTTGGCAGGTAACGACAGCATGGCATTAGGCGCTGTTTCTGCTGTGCGCGCGGCGGGCAAGGCTGGCAAAGTGCAAGTGGTCGGTTATGACAACATCAATGCGATCAAGCCAATGCTCAAAGACGGCCGGGTGCTGGCGACGGCGGATCAGTTCGCTGCCAAGCAAGCTGTATTTGGTATCGAAGCAGCTTTGAAAATCATCAAAAATGGTAAGGCCGACAGCGCCAGCGACCGAATTGAAACGCCCGTCGAGTTGGTTACTAAGCCGTAA